In Hyphomicrobiales bacterium, the sequence CTCTGGCAGCGGGCTTAGCCTGCCGGCGGCGATGAGGGAAGCACTGCCGCCGCCAAGACGGCATGCGCGTCCCTGCCCTCGCCCTGTCGGTCTCTAGCGCAAGGCCAGATGGCGGCTGAGCCTGATCTCGAACCTGTCCCAGACACGCCGAATGATCTCGACCAGCACGAGATAGATCAGCGCCGCATAGAGGTAGATCGACAGGTCGAAGGAGCGGGCGAAGGCGAGCCGCGTCGCGCCCATCAGGTCGAACAGGGTCACCAGCGAGGCGATGGCGCTCGCCTTGATCATCACGATCAGCTCGTTGCCGAGCGGGCGCAACGCCAGGATCATCGCCTGCGGCATCACGACGAGGCGCAGCGTCGCCCAGCGATGCAGGCCGAGCGACAGCGCCCCCTCGAACTGGCCGCGCGGAATCGACTGGATCGCACCGCGCAGGATCTCCGCCTGATAGGCCGCCGTGTTGATGGTGAAGGTGAATAGCGCGCAGTAGAACGGCTCGCGGAAGAACCACCACAGGCCGATATCCTGCCAGAAGACGCGGAACTGGCCGAGGCCGTAATAGATCAGGAAGAGCTGGCAGAGCAGCGGCGTGCCGCGCAGGAAGGTGGTGTAGCCGCTGACCGCGATCCTGGCCCAGCGCGGACCGTAGAGCCGCGCGACGGCGAGGCCGAGCGCCAGCGCGAAACCGATGGCGACCGAGAGCACCACCAGCTCGAAGGTGACCCACAGGCCGCTCGCCATGCGGCAGCCGTAGTTCTGCAGGACCTCGCTGCCGATCCAATAGCCGGGATATTCGCACCAGTTCATCGCGTCGCCCCGCCGAAGGCGGCATAGCCGCGGTTGATGCGCTGCTCCCACTTGCCGATGCCCCAGGCAGAGACGAGCGAGAAGAAGAAGTAGAGCAGCATCGCCGTGCCGAAGAACAGGAACGGCTCCTTGGTCACCACATTGGCGCGCGTGGCGATGAACATGATGTCCTGCAGGGTGATGACCGAGACCAGCGAGGTTTCCTTCAGCAGCACCATCCAGTTATTGCCGAGGCCGGGCAGCGCCACACGGATGAGCTGCGGCAGGATGACGAGCCGGAAGGCCTGCCCCTTGGAAAGGCCGAGCGCCGCGGCCGCCTCGCGCTGGCCCTTCTGGATCGAGTTCAGCGCGCCGACCCAGACCTCGCTGGAGAAGGCCGCGAGCACCATGCCGAGTGCCACCATGCCGGCGACGAAGGGGGGAATCGAGAAGCCGGACCAGACCTGCTGCAGCAGGATCTGGATGCCGAAATAGATGATGTAGAGCGTCAGCAGTTCGGGCACGCCGCGAAAGACGGTCGTGTAGATCGTCGCCACCGTCCGCAGGATGATGCTGTCGGAGCGCTTCCACAGCGCGATCAGCAGGCCGAGCGCCAATCCGAAGGGCAGCGTCGCCAGAGCGACCGAAAGGGTCGTCACGGCGCCCTGGAGCAGGGCCGCTCCCCAGCCGCCGGGGCCGAAGCCGAGCAATGCGAATGTATCGAGCATGGGGGCCGCGCAGAAGGAGGGGCTCGCCGGCGCGCGAGGCGCCGGCGAGAGTCACCGGGAAACGGCGGTCACTTGGCGAATTTCAGCCACTTGTCCTGGATCTTCTGGTTCGAACCGTCGGCGATCGTCTCCGCGATCGCCTTGTCGAACATGGCCTTGAGCGCTGTATCGGACTTGCGCACCGCGCCGCCGACGCCCGGACCGTGGATCACATCGTCGCGCTTCACCTCGGCGATGAGCCGGCAGCAATCCTTGCCCTTGCCGGTCAGGAAGTCGGAGAGCGCCAGCGCGTCGGCCACGATGTAGTCGAGGCGGCCGTTGATCAGGTCGAGATTGGCTTCCTCCTGGGTCGGATAAAGCCGCGCATTCGAGTCCTTGTAGTATTTCTCGAGGAAGTTGGCGTGGATGGTCGAGCCCTGCGTGCCGATCGCCTTGCCCTTGAGCGCGGCCGGCGAGATGTCGTCGGACTTCGTGCTCTTCGGCCCGATCATCCAGATCGGCGTCTTGTTGTAGGGAATCGTGAAGTCGACCTGCTTGCGGCGCTCATCGGTCGCGTTCATGCCGGCGATGATGATGTCGTATTTGTTGGCGAGCAGCGCCGGGATGATGCCGTCCCAGTCCTGCACCACCCAGGTGCACTTCACCTTCATCCGCTCGCAGAGCAGATTGCCGTAGTCGATCTCGAAGCCTTCCAGCTCCTTCTTGGCGTTCAGGTTGTTGAAGGGCGGGTAGGCGCCTTCGGTCCCGATCCGGACCTCCTTCCACTCCTTGGCCTGGGCGAGCACGCCGGTGGCGCCGACGACCGACAGAGCCGCCGCCGCGATAAAACGAACGAAACCTTTCATGGGACCTCCCGCAGTTTCGGAACCGCCGGCTTTGCTGTTGTCCCGGTCCGGCTCCGTTGCGACACAGATTGGGCGCAGTTTCGTCCGCCCCGCAAGAGGGGCAGGCGCAGCTTTTCGCGGCCCTCCCCGCCCAAAGGGCCGGCAACCCGCGTCAGACTGCCAAAGGAAAGACCGCCCGATGCCAAGGGGCGAGGTCCGCCACCGCATGCGAAGAAGACGAGCGCGCCCGCCGGATCGGGTTATAAGGCAGGCCCTGACAGCGACGAGAGCCGACGTGATTCCCTGGACAGTCCTCGACAGCGCGCCCTTGCCAGACGGCAGCGGGGATCTGCGCCTGAAACAGCGGGGCAGCGAATTCTCGATCATGCTCGGCAGCAACGAGCTGATGAACAGCCGGTTGAGCGGCTCGGAAGAGGCGCTGGCCCGCCTGGCCTATGAGCGGCTTGGCCAACGCGGGGGGATCAGGATGCTGATCGGCGGGCTTGGCATGGGCTTCACCTTGCGGGCGGCGCTCGCCCAGCTGCCGGTCGATGCGCAGATCGAGGTGGCCGAGCTGATCCCGGCGGTCGTCGATTGGGCGCGTGGGCCGATGGCGCCGGTCTTCGCGGGCTGCCTCGACGATCCGCGCGTGCAGGTGACCATCGCCGACGTGGCCGGGGTCATCGCCAAGGCTAAGAGCCACTACGACGCCGTTCTTCTCGATGTCGACAACGGGCCGGAAGGGCTGACCGTCGCCGGCAACGACCGCCTCTACGGAGCCGAGGGGCTGCATGCCGCCAAGGCGGCGCTGCGGCCCGGCGGCGTCCTCGCGGTCTGGTCGTCGGGGCCGGACCACGGCTTCACCCGGCGGCTGCGCCAGGCCGGCTTTGCCACCGAAGAAGTGACCGCCCGCGCCCGCCGAACCGGCGGCGGGGCGCGACATGTGATCTGGCTGGCGACGCGGCGCTAAGCGGCACGGACGCCCGCTAGATCAGCGCTGGTCAGACCGCGCTTGTCATTCCGGGGCTTCGCGGAGCGAAGAACCCGGAAGCCACGACCGGGCGAGCCCCCTGCAACCCGGCATCGGATGTCTCACCCAGTCGTAGGTTCCGGGTTCGCGCCTGCGGCGCGCCCCGGAATGACAATCGTGGAGCCCGAAGCCGCTGCGACCCAGCGCAATACCGCCCGGCCCGCTCCCCCTACTCAATCGAGTTTGCAGAGGCCCACGCAAGGCGCGGCCGTCATCGTCGCCTTGAAATCGGCGAGCGCCTTCTGCGCCGCGGGCTTCAGCGCGGCCCGCGCGGCATCGGCGGCCGAGACCAGCGTCGTCCGGTCCGCCGCGGGAGACCCGGCGGCGATGGCCGCGGCGTTCTCGGCAAGGCCACGCGCGATCAGCAGCTGATTGGGCTCGCGCAAGGCCGGGTTGCGCAAGGCCACCACGGCGCTGGCGACGATTTCCTGAAGACCGAGGCGCATCTGCCGCAAGCCCTGGAAACGGGCATCGGTCTTCTCGTCCTGGGAGAGATGAGCGCCGAAATCGTTCATGGCCTGCAGCGCAGCCGCCACGGTCTTCAGCAGGAAGACATGGGAACGCGACAGCTCGTCCTGGAATTCCGTCGCGTTGCGGGCGGTGTCGGGCGCCTGCTTGCCCTGCCCCGGCGCGTAGAGCGAATAGAGCTGCAGGAGCCGGACCTGCTTCTGCACGATGTCGATCAGCCCCGGGATGTCGCCGGCCTTGTAGGGAGCCTTGCCGAGAATGGCGTCCTCGTTCCAAACATCCGCCAGGATCTTGCCGTCGACCGGATCTCCCAGCCTCGGCAGCGTCGGCTTGCCCGGCGTGGCCCGCACCATGCTTTCGACGGAGCCCAGGGCCGCATCCATATAGGCCGGCCCGTTGGCCGGCAGTTCGGCCCGTGCCGCGAAACCCAACAGGCAGAACCCGCCGAGAACGGCGAGCCGGGCGATCGAACCGACGCTGGTCATGGTCTTCCTTTTCCTGCGGCGCGAGCCTCTGCGAGGAGACAGAGCTCGGTGAAGAGCACCTGTGCCGCGCATTGCGCCGTGTTGCTCGTGGCATCGTATTGCGGCGCAACCTCGACGACGTCCGCCGCCACGATGTCGTGCCCCTTGAGCGCGCGCAAAATCGCGAGAGCCTCGCGCGGCGTCAAGCCGCCGACCTCCGGTGTTCCGGTTCCCGGCGCGAAACCGGGATCGAGCGAGTCGACGTCGAAGGAGACGTAGGTCGGCCCCTCCCCGATCACGGCAAGCGCCCTGGCAATCACCGCATCGAGGCCGAGTTCGTCGACCTCGTTAGCGTGGATCACGGTCATGCCGGAGTCGTAGGAGAACTCCCAGAGATATTCGGCGCCGCCCCGGATGCCGATCTGGATGACACGCTCGGGATCGAGCACGCCGTCGAGCACGGCCTGCCGGAACGGCCCGCCATGATGGAACTTCGAGCCTTCATAAGGGCCGGAGGTGTCGCAATGGGCGTCGATATGCACCATGCCGACCGGCCGCTTCGCACCGACGGCCTTCAGGATCGAATAGGTGATGGAATGGTCCCCGCCGACGGCGAGCGGCGAAACGCCGGCCTCGACGATCTTGCGGAAGGTCGCCTCGATATCCTCATGGCAGCTTTCGAGCGAATAGCGCGAACGGAACGGCACGTCACCGATGTCGGCGGCCTTCAGCATGGTGAAGGGGGCGGTGCCCAGAGCATGATCCATCGGCCCCATGCGCTCGATGGCGCGCACGGCACGCGGGCCGAGGCGCGCGCCGGCCCGGTTGGTGACGCCGAGATCCATCGGCACGCCAATGATCGCCACATCGAGCCCGCCGAGATCCGGTTTCGACAGCGCGTCCGGCCGATAGGGCGCGCCGACGAAGGTCGCGACATCGGCGAAGGGCCATTTGCGCTGGTCGCCGGTGAACTGCCCCGCGGCCACCTTGGCAAAGCGCGGGTCATGAATGTCGCCGCCGCTGCCGCCGGCATAACGCTGCCTCAACCTGTCGAGTTTGCCCTGATCCATGCCTGACCTCCGCTGCGGACGAGCCGTCACCCCGGGACGCGCTCGAGCATCGTCACCGGGCCGCCCTGATAGTCGACCTGCCCGAACCTCTTGTAACCGAGCTTCTGCGCGACGCGTAGGGAGCCGTGGTTGTCGGGCGCTATGATGCAGACGCTGCGTTGCTCGCCATGCGTCGCGGCAAACCAGCAATGGGCGGCGAGAGCCGCCTCGCCCGCATAGCCCTTGCCATGCGCGGTAGCGGCGAGAATCCAGCCGGCCTCCGGAGCATTGTCGAAATCCGGCGCAAGTCCTCTGCAGCCGTCGAACAGGCCGACCTCGCCGATGAAGGCGCCGCTGCGCTTCTCGACGACCGCGAACAGCCCATAGCCCCGCAGCACCCAATGGCCGACGATACGGGTCAACCGATGCCAGGCTTCCTCGCGATTGAGCACCCGGTCGCCGAGATGGCGCACGACATTCGGGTCGCTGCGCATCGCGTGAAGCGCATCCAGATCCTCAAGCAAAGGCCGGCGCAGATGCAGGTTTCGGTCTCGACCATGGCCGCTTTAAGCACCCGCGCGGCAGGACGCAAAGGCAGGCGCAGAAACTAGCCGAAAGTCGCAAGAATCGGCGATGAAATCCCTCGCACTTCGAAAATCCATTCGCTACAACGCGATTCCGAACGCCGAGCGGCAGACCCTGTTCGTAACGCTCGCACCCGCCAGATGCCCGAGGAGAATCGCGAGATGAAGCGTCGTCAGTTTATCCAGACCGCCGCGGCCGGCGCCGCCGCAACCGCCGTGGCCATGCCGGCGGTCGCGCAGTCCAATCCGGAGATCAAGTGGCGCCTGGCGTCCAGCTTCCCGAAATCCCTCGACACGATCTTCGGCGGCGCCGAGGTCATGGCCAAGATGGTCTCCGAGCTGACCGACGGCAAGTTCCAGATCCAGGTCTTCGCGGCCGGCGAAATCGTCCCGGCCCTCCAGGCCCTCGACGCCGTCAGCAACAACACCGTCGAGATGTGCCACACCGTCTCGTACTATTATGTCGGCAAGGACCCGACCTTCGCGATCCCCGCCTCGGTGCCGTTCGGCCTCAACGCCCGCATGCAGAATGCCTGGCTGTTCCAGAACGGCGGCAACGATCTGTTCAACGAATTCTTCAAGAAGTTCAACGCCTACGGCCTGCCTTGCGGCAACACCGGCGCGCAGATGGGCGGCTGGTTCCGCAAGGAGATCAAGTCGGTCGAGGATCTGAAGGGCCTCAAGATGCGCATCGGCGGCATCGCCGGCTCGGTGCTGCAGAAGCTCGGGGTCGTGCCGCAGCAGCTCGGCGGCGGCGACATCTACCCGGCGCTGGAAAAGGGCACCATCGACGGCGCCGAATGGGTCGGCCCCTATGACGACGAGAAGCTCGGCTTCGCCAAGGTCGCGCCCTACTACTACTATCCGGGCTTCTGGGAAGGCGGACCGACCGTCCACGCCTTCGTCAATCTGGAGAAGTGGAACTCGCTGCCGAAGGCCTATCAGGCCGCGCTGACTGCCGCCTGCACCTATGCCAACACCCAGATGGCGGCGCGCTACGACGTGGTGAACCCGCCGGCGCTGAAGCGCCTGGTGGCGGCCGGCACGCAGCTGCGCCCCTTCCCGCAGGATGTGATGGAAGCGAGCCTCAAGGCCTCCAACGAGCTCTATGCCGAGATCTCGGCGAAGAACGCGGACTTCAAGAAGGCGATCGACACCATGGCCGCCTTCCGGTCGGACCAGTATCTCTGGTGGCAGGTCGCCGAGCTCAGCTTCGACGTCTTCCAGGTTCGTACCCGCGCGCGCTGATCGCTCGCAGCAAGACCACGCACGCTTCGAGGCCCGGCGAAAGCCGGGCCTTTTTCTTTGCCGAAACAGCGATGAGCGGTGGACATCCCGCGATACTTTGCCGCAACACATGAAGAAAATGCATGATCGCCATGCACCCCCCTCTTGCGTCGGCTGACAGACATGCTTTGCTCGGCGCCGTCAGCGACGACCGGAAAACCGGCGAGCATTGCCTGTGAGGGAGGGCATTTGATGAAGCGTCGTCTATTTTTGAAGGCAGCAGGAGTTGGAGCGGCAGCGGGGGCCATTGCCAGTCCGGCCATCGCACAGTCGATGCCGGAGGTGCGGTGGAGGGTGACCTCTTCCTTCCCCAAATCGCTCGATACGATCTACGGCGCTTCTGAAGTGCTGGCCAAGGCCGTCTCCGAGGCGACCGATGGCAAGTTTCAGATCCAGGTCTTCGCCGCCGGCGAAATCGTGCCGGCCCTGCAGGCCGCGGATGCGGTCACGAACGGCACCGTCGAGATGTGCCACACCGCCTCCTACTACTATGTCGGCAAGGACCCCACCTTCGCCTTCGGCACCGCCGTGCCGTTCGGCCTCAATGCGCGCCAGCAGAATGCCTGGTTCTACCATGGCGGCGGCAACGAATTGCTGAACGAGTTTTACAGCAAGTCGAACATCTACGCCTTGCCCGGCGGCAATACGGGTTGCCAGATGGGCGGCTGGTTCCGCAAGGAGATCAAATCGGTCGACGACCTGAAGGGCCTCAAGATGCGCATCGGCGGCTTCGCCGGGCAGGTCATGAGCAGGCTCGGCGTCGTGCCCCAGCAGATCGGCGGCGGCGACATCTATCCCGCCCTCGAAAAGGGCACGATCGATGCGGCAGAGTGGGTCGGCCCGGCCGATGACGAGAAGCTCGGCTTCAACAAGGTCGCGCCCTACTACTACTATCCGGGTTGGTGGGAAGGCGGCGCCTCGCTGCACTTCTTCATCAACACCGCCAAATGGGAAGGGCTGCCGAAGATCTACAAATCCCTGCTGACCACCGCGGCAGCCCAGGCGAATATCGACATGCAGGCGAAGTACGACGCCCGCAACCCGGCCGCGCTCAAGCGTCTCGTCTCGGGCGGCGCCCAGCTCAGGCCGTTCTCGCCGGAAGTCCTCGAAGCCTGCCTGAAGGCCTCGAAGGTGGTCTATGCCGAGACCGCCGCCAAGAACCCGGACTTCAAGAAGATCTACGAATCGATGGCGGCCTTCCGCAACGACGCCTATCTCTGGTTCCAGATCGCCGAATACACCTTCGACAACTTCATGATCCGCTCGCGCGTCTCGAATACGCTCTGATCCAACGGAGCCTCAAGCGTGAGGGATACTCACCCCGGCGCAAGCCGGGGTTTTTCATGGGTGGCGCCTCTGCCCAGATCGGCGAGGCGCTTCCGCCTCCGACTGGCGGGTTGCGGAGCAGGTTCGGTCTGATCGAAATTTGCTCTAAGAATACCGCGACTGCCATAACCGCGCCTTGCTCAACCGCTACCGGACCTCATCGCTCGGATATCGCCATGTCCCGCACTGCTCTTGCCCTGCTCCTGACCTGCCTTGCGACAGCCGCCACGGCGCAGTCGATCGGCGAGCCCTTGCCGGGACGGGCCGCTCCGCGCGATTCCTTCAGCAAGCCGGCCCCCGCGGCGGGCCAGCGGGCTCGCCCCTGCCCCGAATACGGCGCCGGCTTCGTCAGGCTCGAAGGCTCGTCCTTCTGCGTCAGGGCCGGCGGCTCGGTCCGCGCCGAGTTCGGCAAGAGTTCGCGCAGCGGCTATGGCAGCCGCGCTGACGGGATGGCCTATATCGAGAGTCGCGGCGAGAGCGCCATCGGCCCGGTCCGCTCCGTGCTCAGCGTTCGCGGTCAGGTCGATCGCGGGCTGGATTCAAGCCCCTTCCGCTACTGAGATCGGCAGAAGCCTCGTTCACCGGACCAGTCGCGAGACCTCGGCCCGCAGCACCGGCAGCAGCTCGGCCTCGAACCAAGGGTTGCGCTTGAGCCAGGCGTTGTTGCGCCAGGACGGGTGCGGCAGCGGCAGCACGCGCGGCTGAACCGGCCTGTCCAAAATCTCCCGCCAGCCTGCCACCGTGGCGGACAGGTTCGCCGCTTCCTTCGCGCCGAGATGCCAGCTCTGGGCGTAGCGCCCGATCGCCAGTACGAGCTCGATGCGCGGCAGCGCCGC encodes:
- a CDS encoding ABC transporter permease, producing the protein MNWCEYPGYWIGSEVLQNYGCRMASGLWVTFELVVLSVAIGFALALGLAVARLYGPRWARIAVSGYTTFLRGTPLLCQLFLIYYGLGQFRVFWQDIGLWWFFREPFYCALFTFTINTAAYQAEILRGAIQSIPRGQFEGALSLGLHRWATLRLVVMPQAMILALRPLGNELIVMIKASAIASLVTLFDLMGATRLAFARSFDLSIYLYAALIYLVLVEIIRRVWDRFEIRLSRHLALR
- the occQ gene encoding Octopine transport system permease protein OccQ yields the protein MLDTFALLGFGPGGWGAALLQGAVTTLSVALATLPFGLALGLLIALWKRSDSIILRTVATIYTTVFRGVPELLTLYIIYFGIQILLQQVWSGFSIPPFVAGMVALGMVLAAFSSEVWVGALNSIQKGQREAAAALGLSKGQAFRLVILPQLIRVALPGLGNNWMVLLKETSLVSVITLQDIMFIATRANVVTKEPFLFFGTAMLLYFFFSLVSAWGIGKWEQRINRGYAAFGGATR
- a CDS encoding Amino acid ABC transporter, producing MKGFVRFIAAAALSVVGATGVLAQAKEWKEVRIGTEGAYPPFNNLNAKKELEGFEIDYGNLLCERMKVKCTWVVQDWDGIIPALLANKYDIIIAGMNATDERRKQVDFTIPYNKTPIWMIGPKSTKSDDISPAALKGKAIGTQGSTIHANFLEKYYKDSNARLYPTQEEANLDLINGRLDYIVADALALSDFLTGKGKDCCRLIAEVKRDDVIHGPGVGGAVRKSDTALKAMFDKAIAETIADGSNQKIQDKWLKFAK
- a CDS encoding conserved hypothetical protein (Evidence 4 : Unknown function but conserved in other organisms); translated protein: MIPWTVLDSAPLPDGSGDLRLKQRGSEFSIMLGSNELMNSRLSGSEEALARLAYERLGQRGGIRMLIGGLGMGFTLRAALAQLPVDAQIEVAELIPAVVDWARGPMAPVFAGCLDDPRVQVTIADVAGVIAKAKSHYDAVLLDVDNGPEGLTVAGNDRLYGAEGLHAAKAALRPGGVLAVWSSGPDHGFTRRLRQAGFATEEVTARARRTGGGARHVIWLATRR
- a CDS encoding conserved hypothetical protein (Evidence 4 : Unknown function but conserved in other organisms), producing the protein MTSVGSIARLAVLGGFCLLGFAARAELPANGPAYMDAALGSVESMVRATPGKPTLPRLGDPVDGKILADVWNEDAILGKAPYKAGDIPGLIDIVQKQVRLLQLYSLYAPGQGKQAPDTARNATEFQDELSRSHVFLLKTVAAALQAMNDFGAHLSQDEKTDARFQGLRQMRLGLQEIVASAVVALRNPALREPNQLLIARGLAENAAAIAAGSPAADRTTLVSAADAARAALKPAAQKALADFKATMTAAPCVGLCKLD
- the gpuA gene encoding Guanidinopropionase, translated to MDQGKLDRLRQRYAGGSGGDIHDPRFAKVAAGQFTGDQRKWPFADVATFVGAPYRPDALSKPDLGGLDVAIIGVPMDLGVTNRAGARLGPRAVRAIERMGPMDHALGTAPFTMLKAADIGDVPFRSRYSLESCHEDIEATFRKIVEAGVSPLAVGGDHSITYSILKAVGAKRPVGMVHIDAHCDTSGPYEGSKFHHGGPFRQAVLDGVLDPERVIQIGIRGGAEYLWEFSYDSGMTVIHANEVDELGLDAVIARALAVIGEGPTYVSFDVDSLDPGFAPGTGTPEVGGLTPREALAILRALKGHDIVAADVVEVAPQYDATSNTAQCAAQVLFTELCLLAEARAAGKGRP
- a CDS encoding GNAT family N-acetyltransferase, translating into MRSDPNVVRHLGDRVLNREEAWHRLTRIVGHWVLRGYGLFAVVEKRSGAFIGEVGLFDGCRGLAPDFDNAPEAGWILAATAHGKGYAGEAALAAHCWFAATHGEQRSVCIIAPDNHGSLRVAQKLGYKRFGQVDYQGGPVTMLERVPG
- the takP gene encoding Alpha-keto acid-binding periplasmic protein TakP, translating into MKRRQFIQTAAAGAAATAVAMPAVAQSNPEIKWRLASSFPKSLDTIFGGAEVMAKMVSELTDGKFQIQVFAAGEIVPALQALDAVSNNTVEMCHTVSYYYVGKDPTFAIPASVPFGLNARMQNAWLFQNGGNDLFNEFFKKFNAYGLPCGNTGAQMGGWFRKEIKSVEDLKGLKMRIGGIAGSVLQKLGVVPQQLGGGDIYPALEKGTIDGAEWVGPYDDEKLGFAKVAPYYYYPGFWEGGPTVHAFVNLEKWNSLPKAYQAALTAACTYANTQMAARYDVVNPPALKRLVAAGTQLRPFPQDVMEASLKASNELYAEISAKNADFKKAIDTMAAFRSDQYLWWQVAELSFDVFQVRTRAR
- the takP gene encoding Alpha-keto acid-binding periplasmic protein TakP, which encodes MKRRLFLKAAGVGAAAGAIASPAIAQSMPEVRWRVTSSFPKSLDTIYGASEVLAKAVSEATDGKFQIQVFAAGEIVPALQAADAVTNGTVEMCHTASYYYVGKDPTFAFGTAVPFGLNARQQNAWFYHGGGNELLNEFYSKSNIYALPGGNTGCQMGGWFRKEIKSVDDLKGLKMRIGGFAGQVMSRLGVVPQQIGGGDIYPALEKGTIDAAEWVGPADDEKLGFNKVAPYYYYPGWWEGGASLHFFINTAKWEGLPKIYKSLLTTAAAQANIDMQAKYDARNPAALKRLVSGGAQLRPFSPEVLEACLKASKVVYAETAAKNPDFKKIYESMAAFRNDAYLWFQIAEYTFDNFMIRSRVSNTL
- a CDS encoding conserved exported hypothetical protein (Evidence 4 : Unknown function but conserved in other organisms) — protein: MSRTALALLLTCLATAATAQSIGEPLPGRAAPRDSFSKPAPAAGQRARPCPEYGAGFVRLEGSSFCVRAGGSVRAEFGKSSRSGYGSRADGMAYIESRGESAIGPVRSVLSVRGQVDRGLDSSPFRY